In Dama dama isolate Ldn47 chromosome 20, ASM3311817v1, whole genome shotgun sequence, a single window of DNA contains:
- the DUSP23 gene encoding dual specificity protein phosphatase 23 isoform X2, translating to MGVQPPNFSWVLPSRLAGLALPRLPAHYQFLLDQGVRHLVSLTERGPPHSDSCPGLTLHRLRIPDFCPPGPEQIDRFVKIVDEANARGEAVAVHCALGFGRTGTMLACYLVKERGLAAGDAIAEIRRLRPGSIETYEQEKAVFQFYQRTK from the exons ATGGGCGTGCAGCCCCCCAACTTCTCGTGGGTGCTGCCCAGCCGGCTGGCGGGGCTGGCGCTTCCCCGGCTCCCCGCCCACTACCAGTTCCTGCTGGACCAAGGTGTACGGCATCTGGTGTCCCTGACGGAGCGCGGGCCCCCGCACAGCGACAGCTGTCCCGGCCTCACCCTGCACCGGCTGCGCATCCCAGACTTCTGCCCGCCGGGCCCAGAGCAGATCGACCGCTTCGTGAAGATCGTCGATGAGGCCAACGCCAGGGGAGAG GCGGTGGCCGTGCACTGTGCCCTGGGCTTTGGCCGCACTGGCACCATGCTGGCCTGTTACCTGGTGAAGGAGCGGGGCCTGGCTGCCGGAGATGCCATCGCTGAGATCCGGCGCCTTCGACCCGGCTCCATCGAGACCTATGAGCAAGAGAAGGCGGTCTTCCAGTTCTACCAGCGAACGAAATAA